The genomic region TTCGAGGACGACAATGGCGAACACGCCGCAAGCGAAGAAGCGCATCCGCCGCAACCAGCGCCGGGCCGAAGTCAACGGTGCCCGCGTGGGCCGTATCCGCACCTTCGTGAAGCGGGTGGAAGCCGCGCTCGCCGCCGGCGACAAGACCGCCGCAGCGGCCGCCCTCGCCGAGGCGCAGCCGGAGCTGGCGCGCGGCGTCGCGCGCGGCGTGCTGCATCGCAACACCGCCAGCCGCAAGTTCTCGCGCCTGACCAAGCGGGTTGCCGGGCTGGCCTGACGGCCGATCACGGTTACTTCGATGTTAAGCCCGCCGGCCATCCCGGCGGGCTTTTTGTCGTTGCCGGCGCTGTAACCAAAGAGTCATGGATTTCCCGCGATTCGCGATGCTCCGGGTAGTGAGTGTTTCGGAATATCCTATATATTTCAGTTAATTGTGCGATTTTCGACGCATTTGCGCGAGTCAACCGTGTTTATTTCGGGATTGTGTCAGCTCCCGCTCTTGATCGACTCACCGGCTTGTTCCTAAACCTTGCCCTGTCGCGATGGCCGCAGCCGCGCGCTCAATGATACATTCTATTCCGACCGTGGTGGGGACCACATCGGGGGACTTTTTTTGTCGGTCAGGAAAATGGCCGCGACGCCTGTGTCGCAGCCGAGGGGAGAGATGTGCGTGGTGGCAACCGGTCGAGGTTCGGAGCAGATGAGCGAAGCGGCGCGTGCCTGGGCACGCGTGCGCTCGAATCTGCGCGAATCGGCCGGGGCGCGGCTGTTCGAGCAATGGCTGAAGCCGATCGAGCTGGTCGAGAGCGGCGACGCCGATTCGATTCGCCTGACCTTGCCGTCGGCGTTCATGACCAACTGGGTCCGCAACCATTACGCCGACCGGCTGCTGCATGAATTCCGCGCGCTGCTGCCCGAGGTGCGCACCGTCGCGATCGAGACCGCGCGGGCGCTGGCCGCGCCCGAAGTGATCGCGCCCGTGGCCGCGCCCGTAGCTCCGGCCGCGCCGGCGCGCGCGGCGGGCGAGCGGCCGGTGCTCGATCCGCGCTTCACCTTCGACCGCTTCGTCGTCGACGCCTCGAACAAGGTGGCGTTCAACGCCGGCCGCGCGCTCGCCGCGCCGGGGCCGGTGCGCTTCAGCCCGCTGTTCCTCCATTCGGGCACCGGGCAGGGCAAGACCCATCTGATGCACGCGATCGCGCATGAGTTCCTCGCCGCCCGGCCGGACGCGCGGGTGATGTTCATGTCGGCCGAGCGCTTCATGTTCGATTTCGTCGCCGCGCTGCGCGCGCGCGACACCTTCGCCTTCAAGGCGCGGCTGCGCGGCTGCGACCTGCTGCTGATCGACGACCTGCAATTCATCGCCGGCAAGGATTCGACGCAGGAGGAATTCTTCCACACCGTCAATGAGATCATGGCGGCGGGCAAGCGCCTCGTGATCTCCGCCGATCGCTGCCCGCAGGCGCTCGACGGGATCGAATCGCGTATCGTCGGCCGGATGGCGATCGGGCTGGTCGCGGACATCAAGGCGCCGTCGCTCGAGCTGCGCCGCGCGATCCTCGATCGCAAGCTGGCGGACCTGCCCGACGCGCGGGTGCCGCGCGAGGTGCTCGACATGCTCGCCGGGCGCATCCGCACCAACATCCGCGAGCTGGAAGGCGCGCTCAACCGCGTCGTCGCTTATGCGCAGCTCACCGGCGACGCGGTCGACCTGGATTTCGCGATCGGCGTGCTCGGTGACGTGCTGCGCGGTGGCCAGCGCCGGGTGACGATCGACGAGATCCAGAAAGCGGTGTCGACGCATTTCGAGCTGAAGCCGATCGACCTCGTCTCCGCGCGCCGCGCGCGCGCCGTGGCCCGGCCGCGCCAGATCGCCATGTACCTGGCCAAGCGTCTCACCACGCGCTCGCTGCCGGAGATCGGCCGCAAGTTCGGCGGGCGCGATCACTCGACGGTGATCCATGCGGTGCGGCGGATCGAGGAATTGCGCGACAGCGACCACGATATCGACGGCGCCGTCCGCGCCCTGATGCACCAGCTCGAAAGCTGACGCACAGGGCAGGTGGGGATCAGGCCGCCCGCGACAGCGCGGGGGCGGGGGTGTTGTTCTGCTCGGTCGCGGCCGCGGGGGCTTCGCTGGCGCTCGCGGTGGCGCGCTTCGGCTCCGGGGCGATCAGCCGGCTGACAACCACGATCGCCGCCAGCGCGAGATAGGCCGCCGCGACGCCCTCGATGCTCCACACCAGCCCGACCGCGAGCGCGACGCGCAGGATATTCGGGTGGAAGCCGAAATCGTCGCCGAGACGGCGGCAGACACCGAAAATCTCGGGCTTCTGGGCGGCGGCGTTGGCGTCGGTGGCGGGCATCTGGGTCGGCTCCATTCGGATGGCGGAGCGGCGCTCCGCGTTATATCCGGCATTAAGCAGGAGCCATGCCAGTTTTATAAGTTATTGAAAATAATGTGTTTATTAAGGAGGGCAAAGGAGGGACGCATCGGAAGCAGGTGGCGCACGCCAATAGTTGGCGAATTTCGCGCGCGCGTTTTCCCACATCGACGGCCCGGTCTTGCGCCAGCCACCAAGCCGCGATCGCGCCGGCCGGTCCCTTGATGCCGCGCCCGCAAATCCGTGGACCCCGGCACGAGGCCGGGTGGCGGAGCGGGCCGGGTCGGCCCGCTCCGTTCGCGCTTTACGCCACCAGCCCCATCGTCTCCTGCGCCGCGCGCAGCGTCGGCGCCGCCAGCGCGCGGGCCTTTTCGGCGCCACGCGCGAGGATCGCGTTGATCGCCGCGCGGTCGGCAAGCAGGCGCTGCATCTCGTCGCGGATCGGGCCGAGCCTGGCCACCGCGAGATCGGCCAGCGCGGGCTTGAACTGGCCGAAGCCCTTGCCGGCGAACTCCGCCACCACGTCCACCGGCGTGCGGTCGGCGAGCGCGGCGAAGATCGTGACGAGGTTGCGCGCCTCGGCCCGACCCTCCAGCGCCTCCCACGTATCGGGCAGCGGCTCGGGATCGGTCTTGGCCTTGCGGAGCTTGTCGGCGATCGTCTCGTCCGAATCGATCAGCTTGATGAGCGACATCTCCGACGGGTTCGATTTCGACATCTTGGCCGAAGCGTCGCGCAGCGACATGATGCGCGGCGCTTCCTTGCTCACCAGCGGCTCGGGCAGGGTGAACAGCTCGCGCTCGTAATCCATGTTGAACTTGGCGGCGATGTCGCGCGCCAGCTCCAGATGCTGCTTCTGGTCCTCGCCGACCGGGACGTGCGTGGCGTTGTAGAGCAGCACGTCCGCCGCCATCAGCACCGGATAATCGTACAGCCCGACCGACGCGCCCTCGCGGTTCTTGCCCGCCTTGTCCTTGAACTGCGTCATGCGGTTGAGCCAGCCGACCCGCGCGACATTGTTGAGCAGCCACGCCAGCTCGCTGTGCGCCGGCACGCGCGTCTGGTTGAACAGGATCGAGCGCTCGGGATCGATCCCGGCGGCGACCAGCGTCGCGGTCATCTCGATCGTGTTGGCGTTGAGCGTGGCGGGCGCGATCCACTGCGTCAGGCCGTGGAGATCGGCGATGAAATACATCGTCTCGCCGCCGGCCGCCTGCACCTCGTCCTGCATCGCCACCCACTGCTTCACGGCGCCGAGATAATTGCCGAGGTGGAGATTGCCGGTGGGCTGGATGCCGGAAACGACGCGCATGATGTCCTTCTATCCTATCGACGGATCAGCCTTCGCGCATCGGCGAGCCGGAACGCGCCGAACAGGAAGGTCGCCGCCACGTAGACCAGCCCGCCCAATGCCACCAGCACGAACATCGCGCCCCAGCGCTCGAGGCTGGGGCCGGTGGTGTAGGGGCGGAACAGGTCGTTGGCGAAATACATCACCGCGCCCATCAGCAGCGCCGCCGCCGCCAGCCGCCACGCGCG from Sphingomonas sp. CL5.1 harbors:
- the trpS gene encoding tryptophan--tRNA ligase, producing the protein MRVVSGIQPTGNLHLGNYLGAVKQWVAMQDEVQAAGGETMYFIADLHGLTQWIAPATLNANTIEMTATLVAAGIDPERSILFNQTRVPAHSELAWLLNNVARVGWLNRMTQFKDKAGKNREGASVGLYDYPVLMAADVLLYNATHVPVGEDQKQHLELARDIAAKFNMDYERELFTLPEPLVSKEAPRIMSLRDASAKMSKSNPSEMSLIKLIDSDETIADKLRKAKTDPEPLPDTWEALEGRAEARNLVTIFAALADRTPVDVVAEFAGKGFGQFKPALADLAVARLGPIRDEMQRLLADRAAINAILARGAEKARALAAPTLRAAQETMGLVA
- the rpsT gene encoding 30S ribosomal protein S20, encoding MANTPQAKKRIRRNQRRAEVNGARVGRIRTFVKRVEAALAAGDKTAAAAALAEAQPELARGVARGVLHRNTASRKFSRLTKRVAGLA
- the dnaA gene encoding chromosomal replication initiator protein DnaA → MSEAARAWARVRSNLRESAGARLFEQWLKPIELVESGDADSIRLTLPSAFMTNWVRNHYADRLLHEFRALLPEVRTVAIETARALAAPEVIAPVAAPVAPAAPARAAGERPVLDPRFTFDRFVVDASNKVAFNAGRALAAPGPVRFSPLFLHSGTGQGKTHLMHAIAHEFLAARPDARVMFMSAERFMFDFVAALRARDTFAFKARLRGCDLLLIDDLQFIAGKDSTQEEFFHTVNEIMAAGKRLVISADRCPQALDGIESRIVGRMAIGLVADIKAPSLELRRAILDRKLADLPDARVPREVLDMLAGRIRTNIRELEGALNRVVAYAQLTGDAVDLDFAIGVLGDVLRGGQRRVTIDEIQKAVSTHFELKPIDLVSARRARAVARPRQIAMYLAKRLTTRSLPEIGRKFGGRDHSTVIHAVRRIEELRDSDHDIDGAVRALMHQLES
- a CDS encoding PspC domain-containing protein — its product is MPATDANAAAQKPEIFGVCRRLGDDFGFHPNILRVALAVGLVWSIEGVAAAYLALAAIVVVSRLIAPEPKRATASASEAPAAATEQNNTPAPALSRAA